The following proteins are co-located in the Pirellulales bacterium genome:
- a CDS encoding choice-of-anchor tandem repeat GloVer-containing protein, whose product MAQGDNGQVAAMDWSFLRTALRPVVRHNYLCISRFAATTCMTLAMLGGLAVSTALADGYQTLFTFPNNVQLGGNLLDIDSTLYGTTRDTAFSVAVDGSNFQTLHQLDTTTEGSMFLSLTEVGSKLYGVTQYASPTNPGKVLSMALDGSDSQVLSSFPSNSDAPLSPLTLLGSQLFGVYANGSSVLSLNVDGSNLQTIHAFNGTDGDFPHGPLLAVGSTLYGTTSAGGQNNVGVIYSVSPNGQNFQVLHQFDATGNQSYTGLVQIGSQLFGTTNAGGVPLASDGTIFSMNLDGSNYQMLHSFADFGTAGYQLGNLVHSGSLLVGTVSTGGPTGDGLIFSMNSDGSNYQVLHNFTGYNPAGYLAVDGSTVYGYANPDSGSGGGILFSVTVPEPSSLALGLLALTIGIAWRGNVSKEKSAKETNSS is encoded by the coding sequence ATGGCACAGGGCGACAATGGGCAGGTGGCTGCGATGGATTGGTCTTTCTTGCGAACCGCACTGCGGCCCGTTGTTCGACATAATTACTTGTGCATCTCGCGATTTGCCGCGACCACATGCATGACCCTCGCGATGCTGGGCGGTTTGGCTGTTTCCACAGCGCTGGCCGACGGATACCAGACCCTGTTCACGTTTCCAAACAATGTGCAACTCGGCGGCAATCTATTGGACATCGACTCGACGCTGTACGGTACGACCCGCGACACCGCGTTCTCGGTCGCTGTCGACGGCAGCAACTTTCAGACGCTCCATCAGCTCGACACGACGACCGAGGGGAGCATGTTCCTGAGCCTCACCGAGGTGGGCTCGAAACTTTATGGCGTTACGCAATACGCGTCGCCCACGAATCCCGGCAAAGTGCTATCGATGGCTTTGGACGGCTCAGATTCTCAAGTGCTGTCGAGCTTCCCGAGCAACTCCGATGCACCACTTTCGCCGCTGACGCTGCTGGGGTCGCAACTTTTCGGAGTCTACGCAAATGGCTCAAGCGTGCTTTCACTGAATGTGGATGGCTCGAATCTCCAGACGATCCATGCGTTCAACGGAACAGACGGCGACTTCCCACACGGCCCGCTTTTGGCCGTCGGGTCGACGCTCTACGGCACCACCTCGGCGGGAGGTCAGAACAATGTTGGTGTGATCTACTCCGTCAGCCCCAACGGACAGAATTTTCAGGTCCTGCATCAGTTCGACGCTACTGGCAACCAGTCATACACGGGCCTTGTGCAAATTGGTTCGCAGCTATTTGGCACCACCAACGCGGGCGGCGTGCCACTTGCCAGCGACGGCACGATCTTCTCGATGAATCTCGATGGTTCGAATTATCAGATGCTGCACAGCTTCGCAGACTTCGGCACTGCGGGATACCAACTTGGCAATCTGGTTCATAGCGGCTCGCTGTTGGTCGGCACGGTTTCGACCGGCGGTCCGACCGGCGATGGCCTGATATTTTCAATGAATTCAGATGGATCGAACTACCAGGTCCTGCACAATTTTACTGGTTATAATCCTGCAGGATATCTGGCGGTCGACGGCTCAACAGTCTACGGCTACGCCAATCCGGATTCGGGCAGCGGAGGTGGCATCTTATTTTCCGTGACAGTGCCCGAGCCGTCGTCTCTGGCCCTGGGCCTACTTGCCCTGACTATTGGTATCGCGTGGCGCGGCAACGTCTCGAAAGAAAAGTCTGCGAAAGAGACTAATTCATCGTGA
- a CDS encoding PEP-CTERM sorting domain-containing protein: MKSRVAFLAVALANSAISLAADYTVTDLGTLGGSASSARAISDSGLVTGAITIGNQSHVFLYDGTMHDIGTGVGDGVNDAGMVTGTTPGASPDDSSRVFLYDGTMHDLGPGASYGINNSGEIVLDGILGQGFLYYGGSMHPMPLLPGGINYAIPLAINNSGEAAGVGDAPLGYNPGAELYAFLYDGTTMHDIGTHGQTPDAVLFTSIAYGLNGHGDVVGTDTALSTGGAGISGGFLNIGGVENAIPGIAPTGVNNSDIVVGTSTTGAAIYTLGGGLVNLDALIAPSSGWHITAAAAINDAGQIVGSGSFDGGPLHAVLLNPVPEPSTIALAGFGALAMMLIRWIGRQGHCTSR; encoded by the coding sequence ATGAAGTCGCGCGTCGCGTTTCTTGCGGTTGCGTTGGCGAACTCAGCGATATCTCTTGCCGCGGACTATACCGTCACGGATTTGGGAACACTCGGTGGCTCCGCGTCGAGCGCCCGCGCAATTAGCGACAGCGGATTGGTCACCGGTGCGATCACAATCGGAAACCAGTCGCACGTTTTCTTGTACGACGGCACGATGCACGATATCGGGACGGGGGTTGGCGACGGCGTTAACGACGCCGGTATGGTGACGGGGACGACGCCTGGCGCCTCGCCGGACGATTCGTCGCGCGTCTTCCTGTACGACGGCACGATGCACGATCTGGGCCCGGGCGCGAGCTACGGCATCAACAACAGCGGTGAGATCGTGCTGGACGGTATCCTTGGACAGGGGTTTCTCTATTACGGCGGATCGATGCACCCCATGCCGCTCTTACCCGGGGGGATAAACTATGCCATCCCGCTGGCGATCAACAATAGCGGCGAAGCCGCCGGCGTCGGTGACGCGCCGCTCGGATACAACCCAGGAGCTGAGCTGTACGCCTTTCTGTATGACGGGACGACGATGCACGACATCGGAACGCACGGACAGACTCCTGACGCGGTGCTGTTCACGAGCATCGCGTACGGCCTGAACGGACATGGAGATGTTGTGGGAACGGATACGGCTCTATCGACCGGCGGCGCGGGAATTAGCGGCGGATTTCTCAACATTGGCGGCGTCGAGAATGCCATTCCGGGGATTGCCCCGACCGGGGTCAACAATAGCGACATTGTGGTCGGGACGTCGACAACCGGGGCGGCCATCTATACCCTGGGCGGCGGGCTGGTGAATCTTGATGCGCTCATTGCTCCTTCGTCGGGATGGCACATCACGGCTGCCGCCGCAATCAACGACGCCGGACAGATTGTCGGATCCGGCAGTTTCGACGGCGGCCCGCTGCACGCCGTGCTGCTAAATCCTGTCCCCGAGCCATCCACTATCGCCCTGGCGGGCTTCGGGGCGCTGGCGATGATGTTGATTCGATGGATCGGGCGCCAAGGACATTGCACGTCACGATGA